TCGAAGAGCTGCGCTGCGACCTGACCGCGTTCCGCGAGAGCGTGGCGATCGAGAAGCGGCTCTCCGCCCGCGACGACCTGTCGGCGACCGAACAGCAGATGCTCGAGCACGCCGGACTCGTGCAGTACGCGGTGATCTTCGACCGGATCTTCCGGTTCGCGATCACCGGCTCACGAGTACGCAACTACGACGGACTCGGCGGGCAGCTGCTGTTCGCCTGGCTGCACCAGCGCGGTGTGCTGCACTGGACCGACACGCAGCTCGCGTTCGACTGGGACGAGGTTCCGGATGCCGTGATCGCGCTCAGCGACGCGGTGAATGAGTTGTACTGGCGCTCGATCGATCGGCCGAAGACGGCGCACTGGCTGGCCGCATACGAGTTGGTGCGCAGCGTGCTGACTCCCAACCCTGCATCTGTCTGGGCCCGCGGCCTGCCCGATGAGGTGCTCTCCGGAGCGCCGAAGGGATACACCGACCAGGTACTGGACGACGAGTTCCCGCTGTCGATGTTCTTCGAGGCGCTGGAGAAGAAGATGCGGCCGGTGATCGAGTCGACTGCGGGGATTCGAGCCTCGGATGAGTGAGCCCGGCGTGCACGTCACTCGCAGAAGTGCGGCATCTTCGCAGGCCTCGACACGATTCGTGCGAGCAGAGCGCACATCTGCGAAGTTCGCGCACGATTCGAGCGGGGTGAAATGACCGTGAGCATCGCAGGGCGGACAGTCGTGCTCGCCGGCGCGACCAGTGCGGCAGGACTCACCGTTGCCGAGGCACTGATCGCGGCGGGTGCGCGCGTGATAGCGACCGGGCGCTCGCCCGGGCGACTTGCTGCACTCACGGATGCCGGCGCCGAGACCGTCGTGGCGGATGCGACCTCGCTCACGGACATGACGGCCCTGGCCGCGAAGTTCGGCCAGATCGACGGCGTCATCCCCCTGGTCGGAGGATGGCGGGGCGGTGGCGGTCTTGCCGGGCAGTCGGACGAGGACTTCGACGCGTTGCTCCCCGCGCTGCAGGCGGTGCGTGCGACCAGCCGCGCCTTCGACCGGGCGCTGCAGGCATCGGATGCCGGACGCTTCGCGATCGTGTCATCCACAGCGGTCGCGCGCCCGCTTGCGGGCGGGGCGAACTACGCCGCGGTGAAGGCGGCGAGCGAGGCATGGGCGCGCGCCGTGTCTCACGGGTTCGCGAAAGCCGCCCGCGATTCCGGCGGGCCCCTGCGAGCAGCATCCGTCGTCTTCCGGGCCAAGGTGCTCGATGCAGAAACGCTCGCGGGCGCCATCATCGGGCTCTGGGATGCGGATGCCGCGACGCTCAACGATCGGGTGGTCGAGCTCTAAGAGCGCCGGTCGGGCACCTCGGGTGGCATTCCCCGCAGAGGCGGCGGCGCGTCGGCCGCGC
The DNA window shown above is from Microbacterium murale and carries:
- a CDS encoding SDR family oxidoreductase; amino-acid sequence: MTVSIAGRTVVLAGATSAAGLTVAEALIAAGARVIATGRSPGRLAALTDAGAETVVADATSLTDMTALAAKFGQIDGVIPLVGGWRGGGGLAGQSDEDFDALLPALQAVRATSRAFDRALQASDAGRFAIVSSTAVARPLAGGANYAAVKAASEAWARAVSHGFAKAARDSGGPLRAASVVFRAKVLDAETLAGAIIGLWDADAATLNDRVVEL